A stretch of DNA from Endozoicomonas sp. 8E:
CTGATGGAACCTTGAGATTGTTGGGTATTCTTTGGAGTTTGTTGGAAGGTAAGGGGGTTCTGCTACTGGAAGAGCCAGAATTATCACTCCACAATGCTGTAGTGGAGCAAATTCCTTTGATGATTGATCGAGTGCAAAGAAGGGCAAAAACGAGAAGAAGGCAGGTCATCATAAGCACTCACAGCGAAGCAATTCTGAATAATGAGGGTATTGATCCAAAGAGCGTAATCATTCTGGAGCCCGGCAGAGAAGGTAGCCAGATTCGAACAGTCAGCAAGGCTGAAAATAAAGCACTTGAAGCGGGTTTGACAGTGAGTGAAGTGATATTGCCTAAAACCCGACCCGCAAATGTCCAGCAGCTAGGAGCCTGACCGAGAATAGACTGCCCTACTGCGGCGGCAGCAAATCGGTCTGAAAATCCGCTTTTGTTCGTCAAATAGCTCGCTATTCTCCTCACAAAACCGAATTTTCATCCTCAATTTTCTGCCGTCCTCGCTACGGGCGCTATTCTCGGTCAGGCTCCTAGGGTTGTGGGGATGATACCGCCGTATGTCGCTACTGAGGATCAGTTGAGTAGCGCAGTAGCTGTTTCAATGATATAAGGACTGCAGATAAGAAAGGGCTCTTTGACATTCAAATGATAAAGCCCACAGGTAATGGTCAGTTAAAGAGTAGATTACCAAAATATATAAACTTGTCGCATACGTATCCCGTCTTGATGATAACTGATCTTGACAGGATTATATGTGCTCCGATTCTGATTTCTCGGTGGCTTGGTCAACAGAGAGTGCCTGATAATATGCTTTTGAGAGTTGCCGTGAGGGAAACAGAAGCCTGGTTACTTTCAGACTCGGATGGCTTTTCAGATTATTTTCAGGTGCCTGTGTTTAAAGTGCCAGATCATCCCGAGAACCTCGATGACCCCAAAGTCACGCTTTTGAACCTGATTAGACGATACGGAACAAAGAAGGATAAGTAGGAAATCTTGCCTTCAAAAGCCAGCCGGTCAAAAGTCGGTATTGCATATAACAGTCGTTTAATCACTTTTGTTGAGAAAGGCTGGAAAGCAGAAAGAGCCTCTTTGAAATCAGATAGTTTGAAGAGAGCTATAGGACGCCTTCAAGAGTTAGCAGACAGACTGCACTGTCAGCCATAAAACAAGGCCGCCAGTCCCAGGAAAGACAGGAATCCAACAACATCGGACACTGTCGTTAGTATTATCGTGCCAGCTAATGCGGGATCTATTTTCATGGATTTGAGAATAACCGGCAGGCTGGCACCGACAACAACGGCAGTGCTGAGATTGATGATCATGGCACAGGCGATCACCAGAGAAATGACCGGGTCATGAAACCATAAATAGGCAATCAGGGAAACCAGAGCAGCCCAAAGTATTCCATTGAGAAATCCTGCCATTAATTCACGACTGAGTAACCATCGAAGGTTGGTCCGACTGATCTGGCCCAGTGCCATGCCCCGAATCACCAGGGTCAGAGCCTGTCCGCCAGCATTGCCGCCCATTCCTGCAACAATGGGCATCAGGACAGCCAGAGCAACGACCTTGTCGATGGTAGCCTGAAACATACCTATGACAGAAGCGGCAATAAAGGCTGTTATCAGGTTGATACCCAGCCAGACTGCGCGTCGACGGGCTGTCTTCAGTGCGGGAGCAAAGGTGTCTTCATCGTCATCCAGACCTGCCATACTCATCATGGAGTGTTCGGCTTCTTCCCGGATAACATCTACCACGTCGTCAATCGTAATGCGGCCCAAAAGCTGCCCCTGCTCCGAAACTACCGGTGCTGATACCAGGTCCTGCCGTTCAAACAATTGGGCGACCTGGCTGTCTTCCATATCGGCAGCGATAGGTTCCAGGTCGGTCTGCATTACTTCAAACACTGTGGCTGAAGGGGATGTGGTAAGGAGAACGGACAGAGGCAATGCCCCAATGTATTCGTCTCTGCGGTTGACGACAAACAGACTGTCTGTCATCTCCGGAATATCCTTGTGACGCCTGAGGTAACGAAGCACAACATCGAGTGTACTGCTGGGTCGGATGGTGATGACATCGGTATTCATCAGTCCGCCGGCTGTGTCTTCCGGATAAGAGAGAACGGCTTCTACCCGTTGCCGATCCTGACTGTCCATAGAATCCAGCACTTTTCGGGTGATGGTGTCGGGCAGCTGCTGTAGCAAGTCAGCTATGTCATCAACGTCCTGACCTTCGGTAATGACTTTGAGCTCTGCCACATTCATCCTGTCCAGGAAAAACTGCCGGACTTCGTCACTCAGCTCTTGCAATACGTCGCCTTCCATCTCTCGATCGATCAGGCGCCATAGAAGGCTGCGAAGTTTGGGGGGGGAAGATTCAAGCAGATGAGCCGCATCCGGAGCCGGAAGACCATTCAGCATACGCCTGAGTTCGGGAGAAACGCCGTGCTCAAGAGCTTCGTTGAGCTCCTGAAATGCTTTGTCTCCGATACTCAGTTGTAGCTGTTGTGCCATAGATGCGTATCCGGCTTTTTTGGTAGAAGTGTCTGAGTATCGAACTTCTGTTCTGGTAACCATCAAGTCTGATAGTCAGACTCAGCCATTTCACATGTCATTCTTTGTTTGCTTTGCTGAGCTTTCAATCTCTGGCAAAGCTTTTCGAGATACCAGTATAAACAGAGATTTAATGATGAAAAGGGTGACTATTCACCCTCTTCAAAAAAATCATTGATCAGATTGCACAGAGCCGAACAGGCCTCTTCTTCATCATGGCCTTCAAATGTCAAATCAAGGACAGAGCCCTTTCCAGCAGCCAGCATCATGACGGCCATGATGCTTTTTCCATCCACTTCACGGCCATTAAAGCTCACTCTTGCCTGGCTGGCAAAAGCCGAAGTCGTAGAAACAAATTTGGATGCTGCCCGAGCATGTAAACCAAGTTTATTAATAATGGTGATCTGCTTCTTGATCATTATTTGGAAAGCTCCCGATGTCTGACCTGAACACAGTCAAAACGTTCTTTGAGCCACTCGCCCAGTTTTTCACTAATAAATACGGAACGGTGCTGCCCGCCGGTACATCCGATCGCAATCGTCATATAACTGCGCTGTCCGGATTCGAACCTTGGTAACCATTTTTCCACGAATGTGCTGAGATCTTCAAACATCTCATCCACCATGGGTTCTGATGTCAGAAAATCTTTAACGGGCTGATCCTGACCTGTGAAGGATCTTAAGGCTTCAACCCAGAAAGGATTAGGCAGACAGCGAACATCAAAGACGTAGTCTGCGTCAACCGGCATGCCGTGCTTGAAGCCAAAGGACTGGATCATCAGGGTCATACTTTTGCTGGTGGAGCCGCAGAGTCGTTGTCTTATCTGTTCTCTGATTTCATGGACAGACAGTGGTGAAGTGTCCAGCCTTATGTCGGCTTCTTCAGCCAGTGGAGCCAGCAGTTTCTTTTCCAGATTAATGGCTTCTGTCAGGGATACCTCATCATTGCTGAGAGGATGGCGACGGCGTGTCGAGCTATAGCGCTTCATCAGGGTGTTGCTGTCTGCGTCGAGAAATATTACCTGACACTCAACCCCCTGTTTTTTCAACTTTTCCAACAATGTCGGGAAGCGTTCCAGAGAGCCGGGCACATTACGAACATCGAGGCTGACAGCCATACGGTGCGGTTCAACCAGGTTGCTTTTAAGATTGGCTGGGAGATCATTCAACATGCTGGCAGGAAGGTTGTCTACACAGTAAAAGCCCTCATCTTCAAGGGCGTGAAGGGCGGAGCTTTTGCCGGAGCCTGAACGTCCACTGATGATGACCAGCTTCATGGTGTGTCCTTCCCGATTGTTTGACTGTGTAAACAGGTCTCTCACCTGGTTCCGAGTGAGGCAAGTCTATCAAAACCCAATGAGATTAGAACCAGTCGCTTGCTTTTATTTCTAGCATAGTCCGGATATTTCTATTCCATGCAGTTTTGAAGGATAAATAGGCTTTGTAGTGACAAAAGTGAAGAAGAAAGGATTTCTGAGCAAAAAACATTTTGCCTGCTTCTCTTATCAGATCAGCAAGCAAAATGTTTTTTATATACAGCCTTTAAGCGGGGGGACAGATGATGTTGTAAAGTGCCTCGGAAGTTTCTGCCGCTCGCATCTGGCTCAACAATACTTCTGATTGAAAGCGTTCAGCCACAGCCTGCAGTATATTCAGATGCTCCTGAGTATTTTCTTCCGGAACGATGAGTGCGAACACCAGATCGACCGGCTGTTTGTCCACAGAGTCAAAATCTACGGGTTCAGACAGTTTGATCAGAAGTCCGGTAGGATGCTGACAAGCACTGGAGCGACAGTGGGGCAGAGCTATCCCTTTGCCTAAACCGGTGGTACCGAGTCGCTCTCTGCTAATCAGCTTGTTAAACAGATCCTTGGTGTTGATGGCGGGAACATGCTCACTGATGATTTCCGCAACAATTTCCAGGATTTTCTTTTTGCTGGCCCCCTGCACATCGCAAAGGGTGCGCCCGGGGGTAAGAATGTTTTCAATAATCATACAGCGATCGATGCTTACAGGCGGCCGTTGGCACCCTGTAGCCGGTCAAGCGTTTTCTCTTTGTGTTTTACCAGTTGTCGATCCAGTTTGTCCGACATGTCATCAATGGCAGCGTACATATCTTCAGCCTCAGCGGTTGCATTAATATCCGCCCTACGAACATGTAGAGTCGCTTCCACTCTGTGCTTCAGTTTTTCAACACTCAGAGTGACCTGAACGTTTGTAATCTGATCAAAGTGGGCGGCAAGGCGGTCGAGTTTCTTGGTGACATAATCTTTCAGAGCCTCAGTCACCTCTACATGATGTCCACTGATGTTGACTTGCATGTAACGCTCTCCTGCTGATCCCGATTCTCGACATTGGACTGCCCCCGGGATTCTACGGGCAACCCTGATTGAAAGTCTATCACTGTCATTGACAGTTGGCGCTGTTCTGAGACAAAAAATCTATGGGGCGATTTGTGGTATAAGGGTCG
This window harbors:
- the ptsN gene encoding PTS IIA-like nitrogen regulatory protein PtsN, with product MIIENILTPGRTLCDVQGASKKKILEIVAEIISEHVPAINTKDLFNKLISRERLGTTGLGKGIALPHCRSSACQHPTGLLIKLSEPVDFDSVDKQPVDLVFALIVPEENTQEHLNILQAVAERFQSEVLLSQMRAAETSEALYNIICPPA
- the mgtE gene encoding magnesium transporter, with amino-acid sequence MAQQLQLSIGDKAFQELNEALEHGVSPELRRMLNGLPAPDAAHLLESSPPKLRSLLWRLIDREMEGDVLQELSDEVRQFFLDRMNVAELKVITEGQDVDDIADLLQQLPDTITRKVLDSMDSQDRQRVEAVLSYPEDTAGGLMNTDVITIRPSSTLDVVLRYLRRHKDIPEMTDSLFVVNRRDEYIGALPLSVLLTTSPSATVFEVMQTDLEPIAADMEDSQVAQLFERQDLVSAPVVSEQGQLLGRITIDDVVDVIREEAEHSMMSMAGLDDDEDTFAPALKTARRRAVWLGINLITAFIAASVIGMFQATIDKVVALAVLMPIVAGMGGNAGGQALTLVIRGMALGQISRTNLRWLLSRELMAGFLNGILWAALVSLIAYLWFHDPVISLVIACAMIINLSTAVVVGASLPVILKSMKIDPALAGTIILTTVSDVVGFLSFLGLAALFYG
- the hpf gene encoding ribosome hibernation-promoting factor, HPF/YfiA family — its product is MQVNISGHHVEVTEALKDYVTKKLDRLAAHFDQITNVQVTLSVEKLKHRVEATLHVRRADINATAEAEDMYAAIDDMSDKLDRQLVKHKEKTLDRLQGANGRL
- a CDS encoding HPr family phosphocarrier protein, translated to MIKKQITIINKLGLHARAASKFVSTTSAFASQARVSFNGREVDGKSIMAVMMLAAGKGSVLDLTFEGHDEEEACSALCNLINDFFEEGE
- the rapZ gene encoding RNase adapter RapZ, translated to MKLVIISGRSGSGKSSALHALEDEGFYCVDNLPASMLNDLPANLKSNLVEPHRMAVSLDVRNVPGSLERFPTLLEKLKKQGVECQVIFLDADSNTLMKRYSSTRRRHPLSNDEVSLTEAINLEKKLLAPLAEEADIRLDTSPLSVHEIREQIRQRLCGSTSKSMTLMIQSFGFKHGMPVDADYVFDVRCLPNPFWVEALRSFTGQDQPVKDFLTSEPMVDEMFEDLSTFVEKWLPRFESGQRSYMTIAIGCTGGQHRSVFISEKLGEWLKERFDCVQVRHRELSK